A genome region from Sphingorhabdus sp. SMR4y includes the following:
- a CDS encoding SDR family NAD(P)-dependent oxidoreductase, whose amino-acid sequence MTDVCMIIGAGAGIGGHVGKRFARDGYHVALCRRSDQDGLDRMVSAIEASGGKASGHLLNAVDEGAIERLIDDVEADIGPINVVVYNLGAQIGNRTLEDTPLKTFELGWRMGTLGVFRVAQKLFPKMVARGGGALLVTSATSAMRGNAGQHSHAAAMGGRRMLCQTLNAEFAPQNIHVAHILIDSAVNAPDTLGKLLGPERFARLQEAKANGKDEIMEPSAIADTYFHIAHQHRSAWTFELDMRAFTDTAWWNHPLDL is encoded by the coding sequence ATGACGGACGTTTGCATGATAATCGGGGCAGGCGCCGGTATTGGCGGTCACGTCGGCAAGCGTTTTGCGCGGGATGGCTATCATGTCGCATTGTGCCGCCGCAGCGACCAGGACGGACTCGACAGAATGGTCTCCGCAATAGAGGCCTCAGGGGGCAAGGCCTCCGGCCATTTGCTTAACGCGGTGGACGAAGGGGCGATCGAGCGGCTGATCGACGATGTCGAAGCCGATATCGGGCCGATCAATGTCGTGGTTTACAATCTCGGCGCGCAGATCGGCAACCGGACACTGGAGGATACACCGCTGAAGACCTTTGAACTGGGCTGGCGGATGGGTACGCTCGGTGTTTTCCGGGTAGCGCAGAAACTGTTTCCGAAAATGGTGGCCCGTGGTGGCGGCGCGCTGCTGGTGACATCGGCCACGTCCGCGATGCGCGGCAATGCCGGACAGCATAGCCATGCCGCAGCCATGGGCGGGCGGCGAATGCTCTGCCAGACGCTCAACGCCGAATTCGCGCCGCAGAACATTCACGTCGCGCATATCTTGATCGACAGCGCGGTCAACGCGCCGGATACGCTGGGCAAGCTGCTCGGACCGGAACGATTTGCCCGATTGCAGGAAGCCAAGGCCAACGGCAAGGACGAGATCATGGAGCCCTCGGCGATTGCCGACACCTATTTTCATATCGCTCACCAGCACCGCTCGGCCTGGACCTTCGAACTCGACATGCGTGCTTTCACCGATACCGCCTGGTGGAATCATCCGCTGGATCTCTGA
- a CDS encoding ABC transporter permease/substrate-binding protein — protein MTEVWQQALLRVPELLAAHVQISVSALALAMLICLPLAIWAARSPRVAGVALAVASLIQTIPGLALLALFYPLLLGVSALVGDGISAFGFLPALLALTLYALLPILRNAVTGLTGVDPAAKQAADGLGMTSRQKLYLVEAPLAAPTIMAGIRTAAVWTIGAATLSTTVGQPSLGDLIFAGLQTQNWTLVLAGCLFSAALAISVDLLLGLIERGIRERRRILAWAGMAMIAAGLLVATLPLMIARVNIVVIGAKGFSEQYILARLIGSRLEESGYTVRYRDGLGSAVVYQALSQGDVDVYVDYSGTIWTNQMQRSDNQPKSAMLETIAQWTSASHGVKMLGALGFENTYAFAVRPEDARTKALRSLDDLARVSSDFNFGTDVEFLERPEWQMVRDVYPIRFKDARSFSPTFMYPALASGEVDVISAFSSDGRIAANGFVVLDDPKGAVPSYEAVLLLAPERGEDDKFVAALKPLIGAITVENMREANYMVDRNEDKKTPRQAARWLDDELRE, from the coding sequence GTGACCGAGGTATGGCAACAGGCCCTGTTGCGAGTACCGGAATTGCTCGCAGCCCATGTGCAGATCAGCGTGTCCGCGCTGGCTCTGGCAATGCTCATCTGTCTGCCGTTGGCGATCTGGGCCGCACGTTCGCCGCGGGTGGCTGGGGTCGCGCTGGCTGTTGCCAGCCTGATTCAGACGATCCCCGGACTGGCCCTGCTCGCCCTCTTCTATCCGCTGCTTCTCGGCGTGTCGGCGCTGGTCGGCGACGGTATATCAGCATTCGGCTTTCTGCCGGCGCTGCTCGCGCTGACACTCTATGCTCTGCTACCGATCCTGCGCAATGCGGTGACCGGATTGACCGGTGTCGACCCGGCGGCAAAGCAGGCGGCAGATGGTCTCGGCATGACCAGCCGTCAGAAGTTATATCTTGTCGAGGCCCCACTGGCGGCGCCGACGATCATGGCCGGAATCCGCACCGCTGCCGTCTGGACCATTGGCGCGGCGACATTGTCCACCACCGTCGGCCAGCCCAGCCTTGGCGATCTGATCTTTGCCGGACTGCAGACGCAAAACTGGACGCTGGTGCTGGCAGGCTGTCTGTTTTCGGCGGCGCTCGCCATTTCGGTCGACCTGTTGCTCGGCCTGATCGAGCGCGGCATTCGCGAACGCCGGCGGATTTTGGCATGGGCCGGGATGGCGATGATTGCGGCGGGATTATTGGTCGCAACGCTGCCGCTGATGATCGCCCGTGTCAATATCGTGGTGATCGGGGCCAAGGGCTTTTCCGAACAATATATACTCGCGCGGCTGATCGGGTCGCGGCTGGAAGAATCGGGCTATACGGTTCGCTACCGCGACGGGCTGGGCTCGGCCGTGGTCTACCAGGCGCTCTCGCAGGGCGATGTCGATGTCTATGTCGACTATTCCGGAACGATCTGGACCAACCAGATGCAGCGCAGCGACAATCAGCCCAAATCGGCGATGCTTGAGACGATCGCGCAATGGACCAGCGCCAGTCACGGGGTCAAAATGCTCGGCGCGCTGGGATTTGAAAATACCTATGCCTTTGCCGTGCGGCCGGAAGACGCCCGGACAAAGGCGCTCCGCTCCCTCGACGATCTGGCGCGGGTATCGAGCGATTTCAATTTCGGCACCGATGTCGAATTTCTCGAGCGGCCCGAGTGGCAGATGGTGCGCGATGTTTATCCGATCCGCTTCAAGGATGCCCGCTCCTTCAGCCCCACTTTCATGTATCCGGCTCTGGCCAGCGGAGAAGTCGATGTGATCTCCGCCTTCTCGTCCGACGGCCGGATTGCCGCGAACGGGTTTGTCGTGTTGGACGATCCGAAGGGCGCAGTACCCTCTTATGAAGCAGTGCTGCTGCTGGCACCGGAGCGGGGCGAGGACGACAAATTTGTCGCCGCGCTAAAACCCCTGATCGGTGCAATCACGGTAGAAAATATGCGCGAGGCCAATTATATGGTCGATCGGAATGAAGACAAGAAAACACCCCGGCAGGCCGCTCGCTGGCTGGATGATGAATTGAGGGAATGA
- a CDS encoding ABC transporter ATP-binding protein, whose product MPVSGPSLSLRNVSRHYGALRAVDGVSLDIAAGSMVALVGLSGSGKSTLLKMINRLVDPDSGTILVADEPVDSVDPHILRRRIGYVFQNIGLFPHMTIARNIAIGLELTGETEGRADRVAELLDLVELPQDMAARMPDQLSGGQQQRVGVARALATRPGLMLMDEPFGALDPVTRDSLTDQYKALHQRLGLTTIIVTHDMAEALYLADRILVMEGGQIKADATPAELLSGNVGEEAEALVAIPRAQAAHLIALGKKP is encoded by the coding sequence ATGCCAGTCTCCGGTCCCTCCCTAAGTCTCCGAAACGTCAGCCGGCACTATGGCGCGCTTCGTGCTGTTGACGGGGTCTCGCTGGACATCGCGGCGGGTAGCATGGTGGCTCTGGTCGGCCTGTCCGGCTCCGGGAAATCGACCTTGCTGAAAATGATCAACCGTCTGGTCGATCCGGACAGCGGCACTATCCTTGTCGCAGATGAGCCGGTCGACTCGGTCGATCCCCATATCCTGCGCCGTCGCATCGGCTATGTGTTCCAGAATATTGGCCTGTTCCCGCATATGACGATCGCCCGCAATATCGCCATCGGGCTGGAACTGACTGGCGAGACAGAGGGCAGGGCCGATCGGGTCGCCGAACTGCTTGATTTGGTCGAACTGCCGCAGGACATGGCCGCGCGCATGCCGGATCAGTTGAGCGGCGGTCAGCAGCAGCGTGTGGGTGTCGCTCGTGCTCTGGCAACCCGGCCCGGACTGATGCTGATGGACGAACCTTTTGGCGCGCTCGACCCGGTGACCCGCGACAGTCTGACCGATCAATATAAGGCGCTGCACCAGCGGCTCGGTCTGACCACGATCATCGTCACCCATGATATGGCCGAAGCGCTTTATCTTGCCGACCGCATCCTCGTGATGGAGGGCGGCCAGATCAAGGCCGATGCCACCCCCGCCGAGCTCCTGTCCGGCAATGTCGGTGAAGAAGCCGAAGCGCTGGTCGCCATTCCCCGCGCGCAGGCCGCCCATCTGATCGCTTTGGGCAAGAAACCGTGA
- a CDS encoding SDR family oxidoreductase, protein MGYQNGQKAIFITGGASGLGREVGRYFAEKGWFIGIADINEKGMAETAALIPEGQSSIHKLDVTDRAQWKQAVAEFGAVTGGRMNVLFNNAGIGEGGPIQDMEDADIDLMIAINLTGVISGTRACFDILKNTPDSCILYTASAAGIYGVGDLSVYSATKFAVRGLAESHDIELRKYGIKSRSLMPGFIDTNIISNVVEGTNQSGKERLQEAGVMVSPVSIIGPAAWAAVHGDKLHTPVNKMAKQLAFAARWMPGRVRKQSVSLASNLGDVLAGSEEK, encoded by the coding sequence ATGGGCTATCAAAACGGGCAAAAAGCGATTTTCATTACCGGAGGTGCATCCGGACTTGGCCGTGAAGTTGGCCGCTATTTCGCCGAGAAGGGCTGGTTTATCGGGATCGCCGATATCAACGAGAAAGGTATGGCCGAAACGGCCGCGCTGATCCCCGAGGGGCAAAGCTCGATCCACAAGCTCGATGTGACCGACCGGGCGCAATGGAAACAGGCGGTTGCCGAATTTGGGGCAGTTACCGGCGGCAGGATGAATGTCCTGTTCAACAATGCCGGGATCGGCGAAGGCGGTCCGATCCAGGACATGGAAGATGCCGATATCGATCTGATGATCGCGATCAACCTGACCGGCGTGATCAGCGGCACGCGTGCCTGCTTCGACATTCTCAAAAACACGCCGGACAGCTGCATTCTCTACACCGCATCGGCCGCCGGCATCTACGGGGTCGGCGATCTCAGTGTCTATAGCGCCACCAAATTTGCCGTGCGCGGGCTGGCTGAATCGCATGATATCGAACTGCGCAAATATGGCATCAAATCACGGTCGCTGATGCCCGGCTTCATCGACACCAATATCATTTCCAATGTCGTCGAGGGCACCAACCAGAGCGGCAAGGAACGGCTGCAAGAAGCAGGCGTCATGGTCAGCCCGGTTTCCATTATCGGGCCGGCTGCCTGGGCCGCGGTACATGGTGACAAGCTTCATACACCGGTCAACAAAATGGCGAAACAGCTGGCCTTCGCCGCGCGGTGGATGCCGGGCCGGGTGCGCAAACAATCGGTCAGTCTGGCCAGCAATCTTGGCGATGTACTGGCCGGATCGGAAGAGAAATAG
- a CDS encoding 4a-hydroxytetrahydrobiopterin dehydratase, which translates to MTGSCSSHRLKTWIGAKAKQGAINMVAQLNDAERKAVLARLSDWQYDADRDAISRSFKFSDFTEAFAFMTRVALHAEKADHHPEWFNVYNRVDIVLTTHDAGENGGLSQRDIDLAQIIERCA; encoded by the coding sequence TTGACTGGGTCTTGCTCATCGCACAGACTTAAGACATGGATTGGCGCGAAAGCCAAGCAAGGAGCGATAAATATGGTGGCGCAATTGAATGACGCAGAGCGCAAGGCGGTTCTCGCCAGGCTTTCCGACTGGCAATATGATGCCGACAGGGACGCGATCAGCCGCTCGTTCAAATTTTCCGATTTCACCGAAGCCTTCGCCTTCATGACCCGTGTTGCCCTGCATGCGGAAAAGGCCGATCATCATCCCGAATGGTTCAATGTCTACAACCGTGTCGACATCGTGCTGACGACTCACGATGCGGGTGAAAACGGCGGCTTGTCTCAGCGCGACATCGACCTGGCACAGATCATCGAGCGCTGCGCCTAG
- the ccmA gene encoding heme ABC exporter ATP-binding protein CcmA, producing the protein MSKTQSTGSNDRLVADAVSCARGGRILFRDLRFSLEPGQAGLLTGPNGVGKSSLLRLLAGLLEPSAGSYSAPETRALCDDRLALDEYLPLDQALGFWAKLDGKGATDTETAMERAGLRHLAEVPVRYFSTGQRQRARLARTYQAGASLWLLDEPANGLDTDSVSRLGEALQKHLDNGGIILAASHIPLPIAFDFSLKLEPLEELEACS; encoded by the coding sequence ATGAGCAAGACCCAGTCAACCGGAAGCAATGATCGGCTAGTCGCCGATGCCGTGAGCTGCGCGCGGGGAGGGCGAATATTGTTCCGGGACCTGCGTTTTTCGCTGGAACCGGGCCAGGCCGGATTGCTGACCGGCCCCAATGGTGTCGGCAAATCAAGCCTGTTGCGCTTGCTCGCCGGATTGCTCGAGCCATCAGCCGGATCCTATAGCGCGCCGGAGACCAGAGCCCTGTGCGACGACCGGCTGGCGCTCGACGAATATCTGCCGCTGGATCAGGCCCTCGGTTTCTGGGCAAAGCTGGATGGCAAAGGCGCAACCGACACAGAAACTGCCATGGAGCGAGCGGGTCTGCGCCATCTTGCGGAAGTGCCGGTGCGCTATTTTTCGACCGGCCAGCGACAGCGTGCGCGACTGGCACGCACCTATCAGGCCGGCGCAAGTCTGTGGCTGCTCGACGAACCGGCCAATGGGCTCGACACGGATTCGGTCAGTCGACTGGGAGAGGCGCTGCAAAAGCATCTCGACAATGGCGGGATCATTCTAGCGGCCAGCCATATCCCCTTGCCGATCGCATTCGATTTCAGCCTGAAGCTCGAACCCCTGGAAGAATTGGAGGCATGTTCGTGA
- a CDS encoding heme exporter protein CcmB, with protein MNGIATIIWRDVRQSYASGGTWLPVIFYLSAATLFPFAVGPDRALLLQTGGGILWIAALLATLLPLDRLIQPDLDNGIYDQMIVRGLSDEAIAAARLISHWLAFGPPLLLAAFLASGLMGLEGPALGTLLASLAIATPALAGLAVMIAALTAGMKGAGALGGLLLVPLAIPLLIFGAGSLSAPGNSALLFLSAISLLLVAVAPLAAGAALRAVRE; from the coding sequence ATGAACGGCATCGCAACCATCATCTGGCGCGATGTGCGACAGAGCTACGCCAGCGGCGGGACCTGGCTGCCGGTCATATTTTACCTTTCTGCTGCGACTTTATTCCCCTTTGCGGTTGGACCGGACCGGGCGCTGCTGCTGCAAACCGGCGGGGGGATCTTGTGGATAGCGGCGCTGCTTGCGACCTTGCTGCCACTCGACCGACTGATCCAGCCCGATCTGGATAATGGCATCTATGACCAGATGATCGTGCGGGGCCTGTCCGACGAAGCCATCGCGGCGGCGCGGCTGATATCGCACTGGCTGGCATTCGGCCCGCCACTGCTGCTCGCCGCCTTTTTGGCCAGTGGGCTGATGGGACTGGAGGGGCCTGCCCTTGGCACGTTGCTGGCGAGCCTTGCGATTGCGACACCGGCTCTTGCCGGTCTGGCCGTGATGATCGCGGCACTGACTGCCGGAATGAAGGGCGCCGGCGCGCTGGGCGGATTATTGCTTGTTCCGCTGGCCATCCCGCTGCTGATTTTCGGCGCCGGTAGCCTCTCTGCCCCCGGCAACAGTGCGTTGCTGTTTCTGTCAGCAATTTCGCTGTTGCTGGTTGCGGTCGCGCCTCTTGCCGCCGGAGCGGCGCTGCGTGCAGTTCGCGAATAA
- a CDS encoding TetR/AcrR family transcriptional regulator produces MENTDVEILKERADRPSSQRKIAKILAAARSEFFTAGFTGASIEAIAARAEVSKVTIYNWFKTKENLFAEVVKEQCRVMSETLVDENSKTRSLRETLLFTAENMLDTMMVEERIRFDRILAAEVNRDPKVGKYFLDNGPRMLLKNLMNLLKKSQERGEIQTTNLTWSSEMFVGLVLGRLDFFIRYGENFRLTTQERRERAERAVDAWMLIHKK; encoded by the coding sequence GTGGAAAACACGGATGTGGAAATTCTGAAGGAGCGGGCCGACCGGCCATCGAGTCAGCGCAAAATCGCCAAGATTCTTGCCGCTGCCCGTAGCGAATTTTTCACCGCCGGTTTTACCGGGGCGAGCATTGAAGCGATCGCCGCACGCGCGGAAGTCTCGAAAGTCACCATCTACAACTGGTTTAAAACCAAGGAGAATCTTTTTGCCGAAGTGGTGAAGGAACAATGTCGCGTAATGAGCGAGACTCTGGTCGACGAGAATTCGAAGACCAGAAGTCTCCGCGAAACTTTGCTGTTTACCGCAGAAAATATGCTGGACACCATGATGGTGGAAGAACGAATCCGCTTCGATCGCATATTGGCTGCAGAGGTGAACAGGGACCCCAAGGTCGGAAAATATTTCCTCGACAACGGCCCCCGGATGTTACTGAAAAATCTAATGAATCTATTGAAAAAGTCACAGGAAAGAGGGGAAATCCAGACGACCAATTTGACATGGTCTTCGGAAATGTTCGTCGGTCTGGTCTTGGGCAGGCTCGACTTTTTTATCCGCTATGGCGAGAATTTCAGGCTTACCACGCAGGAACGCCGCGAACGCGCGGAACGGGCGGTTGACGCCTGGATGCTGATCCACAAAAAATAG
- a CDS encoding efflux transporter outer membrane subunit has translation MAFAVSGCASLAPDSTAPDIAAGIPATFDQGDADGRYQPAGWWKAFEDPVLDNLLEEALSKNLDLAEASARLRAAEAQARLSKSGLFPQLNAGLDGSYSESPAGGTSFGAIAGGGRLENETYSSSLALSYEIDIWGKIRDGARAGRADAIAASADLHAVRLAVLAESITSYFDIVDARHQIALTTKIIDVLADRVGQTEDRYGRGLVTSFELYQVRQDFRNIQASLPQREAQLAATEGQLAVLVGRYANNMQTLLGDTLTPKLVFEPVPAGLPIDLLAQRPDVFAESQRLESARFNLGARRAERFPSLSLSAGTGTQAGEPSGIFEIMDNWVLSLGAGLTAPLFQGGRIKANIDIADAQYAQQTAVYARTVLTAYQEVRTAIERYEEERQRYRFLFSQLDEAEATTALQSRRFANGVGSYIDYLDALRAQYQVESSLSSAARDVALARLGVHRALGGSWDTPAIQISDAIADPSHTQGDN, from the coding sequence ATGGCATTCGCTGTCAGCGGCTGCGCAAGTCTTGCGCCCGATTCGACGGCCCCCGACATTGCCGCCGGCATCCCTGCGACCTTTGACCAGGGAGACGCCGACGGCCGCTATCAACCTGCGGGCTGGTGGAAGGCGTTCGAAGATCCGGTGCTGGACAATCTGCTGGAAGAGGCGCTCAGCAAGAATCTTGATCTCGCAGAAGCATCAGCCAGACTGCGCGCCGCCGAAGCGCAAGCACGCCTTTCCAAGAGCGGTCTGTTCCCGCAACTCAATGCCGGGCTCGACGGCAGCTATTCCGAGTCTCCGGCCGGAGGCACCAGCTTTGGCGCGATTGCCGGCGGCGGGCGGCTGGAAAATGAAACCTATTCCTCCAGCCTGGCCTTGTCCTATGAAATCGATATCTGGGGCAAGATCCGCGATGGAGCCCGTGCCGGTCGGGCCGACGCGATCGCAGCGTCCGCCGATCTGCACGCCGTGCGGCTGGCGGTGCTGGCGGAATCGATTACCAGCTATTTTGATATCGTCGATGCGCGGCACCAGATTGCCCTGACCACCAAGATTATCGATGTTCTCGCCGACCGCGTCGGACAGACAGAAGACCGCTATGGTCGCGGGCTGGTAACATCCTTCGAACTCTATCAGGTGCGGCAGGATTTCCGGAACATACAGGCCAGCTTGCCGCAGCGGGAAGCCCAGCTGGCAGCGACCGAAGGGCAACTCGCGGTCCTGGTCGGGCGATATGCAAACAATATGCAGACGCTGCTTGGCGATACGCTGACACCCAAGCTGGTTTTTGAACCGGTTCCGGCGGGCCTGCCGATCGATCTTCTGGCCCAGCGGCCGGACGTATTTGCCGAAAGCCAACGGCTCGAATCCGCCCGCTTCAATCTGGGCGCGCGACGCGCAGAACGGTTTCCATCGCTCAGTCTGTCTGCCGGCACCGGGACCCAGGCCGGCGAGCCGTCGGGTATCTTCGAGATCATGGACAACTGGGTTCTCAGCCTAGGCGCCGGTTTGACCGCACCGCTGTTCCAGGGCGGCAGGATCAAGGCCAATATCGATATTGCAGACGCCCAATATGCACAGCAGACAGCGGTCTATGCACGCACCGTGCTGACCGCCTATCAGGAAGTGCGAACCGCGATCGAACGCTATGAAGAAGAACGCCAGCGCTACCGCTTTCTGTTTTCCCAGCTCGACGAAGCGGAGGCGACGACAGCATTGCAGTCGCGCCGGTTTGCCAATGGTGTCGGCAGCTATATCGACTATCTCGACGCCTTGCGCGCGCAATATCAGGTCGAATCATCCCTGTCGTCTGCCGCGCGTGACGTTGCGCTCGCGCGGCTCGGCGTTCACCGTGCCCTCGGTGGCAGCTGGGATACGCCGGCAATCCAAATATCAGATGCAATCGCTGATCCTTCCCATACGCAAGGAGATAATTAA
- a CDS encoding efflux RND transporter periplasmic adaptor subunit, which translates to MQRQRVIGGLILLGAILIAAILIMLRSDPEEKPPEDLIPLVQAETLEIRSGNLMVSGAGTVRAREELTLAAEVAGKLVYVNPDLREGQRIQQGAVLFRIDSANYRNAVQTAQADVASQSVSVLQAKEEVALAKAELDRFQQRGSSGSSAYASVDSSDYAARILPPDALAQKAAPGEPAAKQPIVPNGLATRKPQLQSAQAGLRRAQANLADARTALERTVVRAPFSGIVRAEDIALGSYVQPGQSLGSMVGTADYEAVIPLSESEAALIPQLFDAGKGSRIQASIFSDYGGVRYRWAAYVDRVNGVLNPQTRTIDVFLRIPRPTGGGSPAADAANAGKSATAASAPPLFVGSFVDAEITGMALDSYAVLPLAALRAGNKVWLVENGRLRIVTVEIYQRTDTAALVSPRGLGTKPVAVTGNLKIATEGLRVRVAEPRPAATSAKNGSTGATSDSKAKTVK; encoded by the coding sequence GTGCAGAGGCAACGCGTCATCGGCGGTCTGATCCTGCTCGGGGCAATATTGATTGCCGCGATCCTGATCATGTTGCGTTCCGACCCCGAAGAGAAGCCGCCAGAGGACCTGATCCCCTTGGTGCAGGCTGAAACGCTGGAAATCCGTTCCGGCAATTTGATGGTCAGTGGCGCCGGCACGGTGCGTGCGCGGGAAGAACTGACACTGGCCGCAGAAGTTGCGGGCAAGCTGGTCTATGTCAATCCTGATCTGCGGGAGGGCCAGCGCATTCAGCAGGGTGCTGTTCTCTTTCGGATAGATTCGGCCAATTATCGCAACGCGGTGCAAACCGCGCAGGCCGATGTGGCATCGCAATCCGTGTCCGTCTTGCAGGCAAAGGAAGAAGTCGCTTTGGCAAAGGCTGAACTGGACCGGTTCCAGCAGCGTGGCAGCAGCGGCAGCAGTGCCTATGCGAGCGTCGACAGCAGCGATTATGCCGCACGCATTCTCCCGCCCGATGCCTTGGCGCAAAAGGCGGCACCCGGAGAACCGGCAGCAAAACAGCCTATAGTCCCCAACGGTCTGGCCACCCGGAAACCACAGCTGCAATCCGCGCAGGCGGGTCTGCGGCGGGCCCAGGCCAATCTTGCCGATGCCCGGACCGCGCTGGAACGCACCGTGGTTCGCGCGCCATTTTCCGGGATTGTCCGGGCCGAAGACATTGCCTTGGGCAGCTATGTGCAGCCGGGACAAAGCCTGGGTTCGATGGTTGGAACGGCTGATTATGAAGCGGTGATTCCGCTGTCGGAAAGCGAAGCCGCGCTGATCCCTCAACTGTTTGACGCTGGCAAAGGAAGCCGGATTCAAGCATCGATATTCTCCGACTATGGCGGTGTCCGTTATCGCTGGGCGGCCTATGTCGATCGCGTCAACGGCGTGCTCAATCCCCAGACCCGCACGATTGACGTGTTCCTGCGCATACCTCGCCCGACCGGCGGCGGCTCGCCGGCGGCAGATGCTGCCAACGCCGGGAAATCGGCAACCGCAGCCTCCGCGCCGCCATTATTTGTCGGCAGCTTTGTCGATGCCGAAATTACCGGCATGGCGCTGGACAGCTATGCGGTGCTGCCGCTGGCTGCGCTGCGCGCTGGCAACAAGGTGTGGCTGGTCGAAAACGGGCGACTGCGCATTGTCACGGTCGAGATCTATCAGCGCACCGACACGGCCGCGCTGGTCAGCCCAAGAGGGCTCGGCACCAAGCCAGTGGCCGTAACCGGAAATCTGAAAATCGCAACAGAGGGCCTGCGCGTCCGGGTCGCAGAGCCGCGCCCGGCGGCCACGTCCGCGAAAAACGGTTCGACCGGTGCCACCTCCGATTCGAAAGCCAAAACGGTTAAATGA